A portion of the Hoplias malabaricus isolate fHopMal1 chromosome 1, fHopMal1.hap1, whole genome shotgun sequence genome contains these proteins:
- the cldn12 gene encoding claudin-12 codes for MSCRDIHATNAFAFIIALLSVGALAVATVIPQWRTTRLLTFNRNAKNITVYDGLWTKCVHREGYTGCYYFDADWYSKVDQLDLRLLQFCLPTALFFSGLALLISLTGMCKTACCSKTPDDIKNSHCLVNSSGCHLVAGTFFFLAGAIAMPPSVWFLFHTKDLNARFNNLFAVEYAVYVSIGGAGGVIFASLLIFMWYCMCKKLPSPFWLPLPEVPSMPHSLSAQPLMTNGLPSPVTYAPQPFPPAVLDAPAFLPVQGCPPTLPPQPVPPQVYMAQMSVPDRYGSEAGASQAYGYAPSQSYAPSQSYAPSQSYAPSHAPSQGYAPSQRFAGNRYSTRSRMSGIEIDIPILTEGHQ; via the exons ATGTCTTGCCGTGACATCCATGCCACAAACGCATTTGCATTCATCATCGCTTTGCTCTCAGTGGGTGCTTTAGCTGTTGCCACAGTGATCCCGCAGTGGAGGACCACCCGGCTGCTCACCTTTAACCGTAATGCCAAAAACATCACCGTATACGACGGCCTGTGGACCAAGTGTGTCCACAGAGAGGGCTACACAGGATGCTACTACTTTGATGCTGATTGGTATTCTAAGGTAGACCAGCTGGACCTCAGGCTGctccagttctgcttaccaacaG CTCTGTTCTTCTCCGGTCTGGCTCTGCTCATAAGCCTGACAGGCATGTGCAAGACTGCATGCTGTTCAAAAACCCCAGATGACATCAAGAATAGCCACTGTCTGGTCAACAGCTCGGGCTGCCACCTGGTGGCTGGGACATTCTTCTTTCTGGCTGGAGCTATTGCCATGCCCCCGTCCGTGTGGTTCCTCTTCCACACCAAGGACCTGAACGCTCGCTTCAATAACTTATTCGCTGTGGAGTATGCTGTATATGTATCTATCGGTGGAGCAGGTGGAGTTATCTTTGCTTCCTTGTTGATATTCATGTGGTACTGCATGTGTAAGAAGCTCCCATCGCCTTTTTGGCTGCCTCTGCCCGAGGTTCCCTCAATGCCACACAGCCTGTCAGCCCAGCCTCTAATGACAAACGGTCTCCCTTCGCCAGTTACCTACGCACCTCAGCCCTTCCCCCCTGCTGTCCTAGATGCCCCAGCCTTCCTGCCGGTTCAGGGATGTCCCCCTACTCTACCTCCCCAGCCGGTACCACCCCAAGTCTACATGGCTCAAATGTCTGTCCCTGACAGATATGGATCAGAAGCAGGAGCCTCACAGGCTTATGGTTATGCCCCTTCTCAGAGCTATGCCCCTTCTCAGAGCTATGCCCCTTCACAAAGCTATGCCCCTTCACATGCTCCATCACAAGGCTATGCCCCCTCACAGAGATTCGCAGGAAACCGCTATTCCACAAGATCACGAATGTCTGGGATAGAAATCGACATCCCTATTCTAACAGAGGGGCACCAATAA